Proteins from a genomic interval of Rhizobium etli CFN 42:
- the gstA gene encoding glutathione transferase GstA gives MKLYMTAAACSLSPHIVCRELGLDIELVEVDRETQRTSDGKDYLAINGNGYVPALMLDDGKVLTEGPAIAQFLADSVPQGAAMLPEVGNLRRNEVQSYLNFISAELHKPMVLLFNPAYASVHEQIRAQVAKRLSWLSGRFAGPYLTGEAFTVADAYLFVCLNWSPWTQINLKQWPALHGFMARVAARPKVREALRAEDLRAFDVDGVYFAPNAYLASSNWTGSPVQP, from the coding sequence TCGCCGCATATCGTCTGCCGGGAGCTGGGGCTCGATATCGAGCTTGTCGAGGTCGACCGGGAAACCCAGCGGACGAGCGACGGCAAGGACTATCTCGCCATCAACGGCAACGGCTATGTGCCGGCGCTGATGCTCGACGACGGCAAGGTGCTGACCGAGGGACCGGCGATCGCACAGTTCCTCGCCGACAGCGTGCCGCAAGGCGCGGCGATGCTGCCCGAGGTCGGCAACCTCAGACGCAACGAGGTGCAATCCTATCTGAATTTCATATCCGCCGAACTGCACAAGCCGATGGTACTGCTGTTCAACCCGGCTTATGCCAGCGTGCATGAGCAGATCCGCGCCCAGGTCGCAAAGCGGCTTTCCTGGCTGAGCGGCCGTTTTGCCGGACCCTATCTGACCGGCGAGGCCTTTACTGTGGCGGACGCCTATCTCTTCGTCTGCCTGAACTGGTCCCCCTGGACGCAGATCAATCTCAAGCAATGGCCGGCGCTGCACGGTTTCATGGCCCGTGTGGCCGCCCGCCCGAAAGTGCGCGAAGCACTGCGGGCCGAAGATCTCCGGGCCTTCGACGTCGATGGCGTCTATTTCGCGCCGAATGCCTATCTCGCCTCGTCGAATTGGACGGGTTCGCCGGTGCAGCCCTGA